The genomic stretch GGTCGGCATTTTGCGCAAGGTTGAGACCCTGGAGGACGTCCTGCGGTTGATGGAGACCGATCTCTCGGAGACGATCGTCTTCACGCCGTCAGCATCGGTGACGGCGATCACCCCCATTCTCCCAAAGATTCGGGGGCTCATCTGCGCCTCCGGAGGATTCACTTCGCATCTGGCGATCGTCGCACGAGAGTTCGATCTGCCGTGCGTGATGGGATGCCAGCTTGAGGGAGTGAATGCGCTCGAGGGGCGTCGCGTGCGGTTTACGGCCGAAGGGGAGGTCTTCCTGGAAGAATGAATCTCTCGCGACACGTGAAGGTCTATCTGAACCTGAGCTTTCCACCGCTGGCGGCTCGATATGCTGATCTTCCAGCCGATGGGATTGGACTACTACGTTCCGAATTCCTCGCGCTCTCACTCGGCGTTCATCCGAAGAAGCTTCTGGCTGAAGGAGGGGCCGAGGCCTTCATTCAGGTCTTCGCCGACGGAGTTGCCGAGGTCGCGCGTCGCTTTTGGCCGCGCCCGGTCACCTTTCGCACGCTTGATCTGAAGTCGAACGAATATCGCGGCTTGCGCGGAGGGGCGGAATTCGAGGAAGCGGAGGAGAACCCGGCGCTTGGACTGCGTGGCTGTCGCCGCTATTTGCACGATCCCGAGCTGTTTCGCCTCCAATTGCGTGCCGTGCGGCGCGTTTATGAGGCGGGATGGACGAACATCCGCCTCATGCTTCCTTTCGTCCGATCCGTCGGGGAGGTGCTCGCCTGTCGCGAAATTCTGAACGAGGAAGGCATACTCGGGATCGGCGTACCCCTCTGGATCATGATCGAGGTGCCCTCGGTCGTCCTCCTCATCGAGCAGTTCCTTTTGCTTGTGGACGGTGTCTCCATTGGAACCAATGATCTCACGCAGCTCATCCTCGGCATAGATCGAGATAATCCTCGTCTGATCCCACTTTGGGATGAATGTGACGAAGCCGTGATGCGAGCCATAGAGCGAGTTGCGCGAGCGTGTCAAGAACGAGCGATGGAATGTTGCGTATGTGGCGATGCGCCATCGCGGAATCCGGAGATGGCGGCTTCGTTATTGCACCTGGGCGTCACATCTTTGTCAGTTTCCCCCGAAGCTTTTGAACGAACAGCTCGCCTTGTGCGAGCGATTGAACCTCGCCTCAGATAAGCATCATCCCCCTACTTCTCTCAAAGGCCTTCCTCTGTCTTTGCTGTTCTCCTCTCGTTTACCCACTGCCCACTGAAGAGATTTTAAGCTGTCTTGTGAGGCAGCGCGGAAGCCTTCTTCCGCTCCCGAGATCACTTCTGCCGGGCGAGCGCGGCGGATGCGTGTAGGCGACAGCAAAGGGCGCAGCATCTCATGGATGCGGCGTGCACAGCATCAGCGTCAACGCCCCCAGGGGTGACTTTGCGCTCTTCGGCGGTCGCGAGCATTGACGAGCATTCAAATGAAATCGTCATTACGCGGATTGCTCCTGAATGCGTGCCCGAGTCGCGCGTGTCGCACAATCACGATGTCCCATCGCTCCTTTCTGGAGCAAAACCAAGCTGCTGGGAGATCGTGGCTGCCGTTCGCTTCACGGCCTCGGCGAGGGCGACCATGTTCTCTCGCGTGATCTGAGCGATCGTCCCGGCGACGCTGATCGAGGCGACCACCCGACCCGTGTGATCGAAGATCGGGGCCCCCAGACAACGCAACCCGACCTCGTCCTCTTCGTCATCGAGGCTGTAGCCCTGCGCCCGAATCCGCGCCAGCTCTTCCCGCAGACGTTTCGGAGAAGCGATCGTATTCTCGTTATGGCGAGGGAGCCCGCGCTCGCGAATCAGACGTTCTATCTCCTCTTCCGGTAAATACGCCAAAAGTGCTTTCCCGACGCCCGTGCAGTGGATGTCCATCCGTTTGCCGATCCACGTGGCCAATCGCAGCAGTCCTGGCGGTTCTACTTTCTCCACCAACACTGCTTCCCCTCGGTCTAAGATCGCCAGGTGAACAGTCAGACCTGTTTGTTGCATCAGCGCCTGGAGATACGGCGCCGCGCGTTCGCGCAACTCGATCCGGCTGAGGGCCTTGTTGGCCAGACCAAGCAGCTTTAACCCGAACATATACCGCCCCGTCTGCTCATTCCGATGGAGATACCCTCGACGTTCAAGGGTCAGCAACAGACAGTGCGTCGAACTTCTCGGAAGGCGTAACAAACGCGCCAGTTCCGAGAGCGTATAGCCCCGCTTTGATTCTGCAAGCACCTCAAGAAGCGTCAGGGCTCGTTCCACGGCCGGCACCGATTGGGTTTTCACTGCCGCCATGCGCCATTCCCTCCATGTGATTTTCCGTCCAGGATTCTGGACATCGAGTGATTATATCCGGCTCCTTCATCTTGACAAAGCCGCCAAGAATCGCAGAATTCGACCGGAACGAGGGAGACATATGTCCAATATACTGGACGAATTGAGGCGAACGACGGTGGATCGCAATCATGCGCTGTTCTCCGAAGCTGCGGAGGTCATGCCGGGGGGGGTGAATACGTCACTCCGACGCATCGTCCCGCAGTTGGTCTTCACCCGCGCTCAGGGGGCGATCCTGGTCGATGCGGAGGGGCGCGAGTACATTGACTATCATGCGGCTTTTGGGCCTGTGCTTTTGGGACACAACTTTGAGGCCGTGAATCAGCGCGTTCGCGAGGCGATGCAGCAACTCGATCTGGTCGGCGTAGGCGTGACCGAGTGGGAAATCGCGCTGGCGCGTAAGATTTGCGCGCATGTCCCTTCAGCCGAGAAGGTGCTCTTCTGCAACAGCGGTTCGGAGGCGACGTATCAAGCGATTCGGCTCGCGCGTGCCGTCACCGGCCGCAAGAAGATCATCAAGTTCCAGGGCTGTTATCATGGCTGGCACGATGCCGTCGCTATGAACGTGATCAGTCCGGTTGAAAAGCTCGGACGGCGGGATTTATTGTCGGCCGGTTCTCTCCCTGAAGTGGCCAACGCTACCCTCGTCTGCCGCTTCAATGATTTGGATGATGTGGAGCGCACGATACGAGAGAATCGCGGGGAGATTGCTGCCGTCATCCTGGAGCCGATCCCTCATAACATCGGGTGTGTGCTTCCGAAGCCGAGGTTCCTCGAAGGGCTTCGCGAGCTGACGCGTCAGCATGAGATCCTGCTCATCTTCGACGAAGTGGTGACGGGATTTCGTCATCACCTAGGGGGCTACCAGAAGGTCTGCGGGGTGATTCCTGATCTGACGACGTTGGGGAAGGCGATGGCCAATGGCTATCCCATCGCCGCCCTGTGCGGTCGTCGCGAGCTGATGGATCGCTTCAACACCCATCCCGAGGGCGACGTGTTCTTCGCAGGGACGTACAATGGTCATCCCATCGGATGTGCGGCGGCACTAGCGACCCTTGAGGTCTTGGAGACGCAACCTGTCCACGAACACATCTTCCGCCTGGGAGAACGCATGCGGAGT from Blastocatellia bacterium encodes the following:
- a CDS encoding PEP-utilizing enzyme — translated: MRKIGEGEPISGQEAVGILRKVETLEDVLRLMETDLSETIVFTPSASVTAITPILPKIRGLICASGGFTSHLAIVAREFDLPCVMGCQLEGVNALEGRRVRFTAEGEVFLEE
- a CDS encoding IclR family transcriptional regulator, encoding MAAVKTQSVPAVERALTLLEVLAESKRGYTLSELARLLRLPRSSTHCLLLTLERRGYLHRNEQTGRYMFGLKLLGLANKALSRIELRERAAPYLQALMQQTGLTVHLAILDRGEAVLVEKVEPPGLLRLATWIGKRMDIHCTGVGKALLAYLPEEEIERLIRERGLPRHNENTIASPKRLREELARIRAQGYSLDDEEDEVGLRCLGAPIFDHTGRVVASISVAGTIAQITRENMVALAEAVKRTAATISQQLGFAPERSDGTS
- a CDS encoding aspartate aminotransferase family protein; this encodes MSNILDELRRTTVDRNHALFSEAAEVMPGGVNTSLRRIVPQLVFTRAQGAILVDAEGREYIDYHAAFGPVLLGHNFEAVNQRVREAMQQLDLVGVGVTEWEIALARKICAHVPSAEKVLFCNSGSEATYQAIRLARAVTGRKKIIKFQGCYHGWHDAVAMNVISPVEKLGRRDLLSAGSLPEVANATLVCRFNDLDDVERTIRENRGEIAAVILEPIPHNIGCVLPKPRFLEGLRELTRQHEILLIFDEVVTGFRHHLGGYQKVCGVIPDLTTLGKAMANGYPIAALCGRRELMDRFNTHPEGDVFFAGTYNGHPIGCAAALATLEVLETQPVHEHIFRLGERMRSGLREIIERLGIRATVAGFGSVFVLYFLEGPIESYEDLLRNESERFLAYRRKLIERGIFELPLNLKRNHISFSHTEAHIEQSLQVAEDVLRKLIVSASDA